In one Candidatus Nitronereus thalassa genomic region, the following are encoded:
- a CDS encoding response regulator, with the protein MATILLIEDNELNRDMLSRRLSSKGFHVLVAEDGKKGLEMTQTEQPDLVLMDMNLPEIDGWNATKTMKHGEDTKHIPVIALTSHAMTGDKERAYEAGCDEYEPKPIDFSSLLIKIHRLLPEPSV; encoded by the coding sequence ATGGCAACAATTTTACTGATTGAGGATAACGAACTGAACCGGGACATGCTCTCTCGCCGATTGAGCAGCAAAGGATTTCATGTCCTAGTGGCGGAGGATGGCAAAAAAGGTCTGGAAATGACCCAAACGGAACAACCAGACTTAGTTCTCATGGATATGAATTTGCCGGAAATCGATGGATGGAATGCCACCAAAACCATGAAACACGGAGAGGACACGAAACATATCCCCGTAATCGCACTCACGTCCCACGCCATGACCGGGGATAAGGAACGAGCCTACGAAGCCGGATGCGATGAATACGAACCCAAGCCCATCGACTTTTCATCCCTTCTCATAAAAATTCACCGACTCCTGCCTGAACCTTCCGTATGA
- a CDS encoding ATP-binding protein — protein sequence MGFQWWKKLKLSTQLLIGLVLTGATPFFLVTVITYNNAKSYLETVVTSKLLAIATHKTEGMKAFLNERAIDVTTLARMPFIIEAMEKFDTAYQVGQQIYSVEYMTIEQELKHFLTDYKESSRYGDLFLISPQGDAIFSVNRGEEFGTNLLTGPFRHTALARAVDRARTLLETGISDFQPHHAQNRDAAFMAAPVFQDGKFLGVVALEVRDEDIQDLIQDYRGLGKTGEVVIGYRRPEGALLVSPPRHQSQTSLKKLIFFKTNETTPLQLALNGERGSGLSSDYREKQVLATWDYLPSYRWGLVVKIDADEAFYPIAQLKHLTIISGLIFIGMLIFGAFVIGKNISSPLTNLVQQTKQVRRQDFSKKLEETGSQEVGVLAKAFNEMAQELEESYSALKNKLIELSNTNTALAHEMAERQRAEQSLRQKERQLQTSRRLEALGTLAGGIAHDFNNILGAILGYTELAIRRIHDPSRLQDHLHEVTIAGQRAKKLVQQILTFSRKNDPAREVVDLRIVVEEVLHLIKATFPDTVTINYQVREDIGLVLGDPTQIHQVLMNFCTNAEHAMRPNGGILEISLEPFEVSDEFSKNFPELQPGSHVRLNICDSGCGIPPEIAQRIFDPFFTTKKVGEGTGMGLAVVHGIVTNHHGAITLASTPGIGSTFCIYLPCCKSNMETVLKDVKPLLHGTESILFVDDEKPLAELGKQILEEIGYTVVACTNGLEALNIFRASPKQFAAVITDQNMPDMMGEQLAQEISHIRPGLPIILCTGYSNSINLDKARAFGIQACLMKPIQNKELGLLLHEIIHRKKEKTKNQPDDEQEVETF from the coding sequence ATGGGTTTCCAATGGTGGAAAAAACTAAAACTCTCTACCCAATTACTCATTGGATTGGTCTTGACGGGTGCGACTCCATTTTTCCTAGTAACCGTCATCACCTATAACAACGCCAAAAGTTATCTAGAGACTGTCGTCACGAGCAAACTTTTGGCGATAGCCACTCATAAAACTGAAGGCATGAAGGCCTTTCTCAACGAAAGGGCTATTGACGTCACAACCCTGGCACGTATGCCTTTCATTATTGAAGCCATGGAAAAATTCGATACAGCCTATCAGGTAGGGCAGCAAATTTATTCTGTTGAATATATGACCATTGAACAGGAGCTAAAACACTTTCTCACGGATTACAAAGAATCATCCCGATATGGCGACCTGTTTCTGATTTCCCCTCAGGGGGATGCCATTTTTTCGGTGAATCGTGGGGAGGAGTTTGGGACAAATCTCCTCACCGGACCGTTTCGCCATACGGCTCTTGCTAGGGCAGTCGACCGAGCCAGAACGCTATTGGAAACCGGGATTTCAGACTTCCAACCCCACCATGCTCAAAATCGGGACGCGGCATTTATGGCCGCCCCGGTTTTTCAGGACGGAAAGTTTCTAGGAGTTGTTGCTCTTGAGGTCAGGGATGAAGACATTCAGGACCTTATCCAGGATTATCGAGGATTGGGGAAGACCGGGGAAGTGGTGATTGGTTATCGTCGACCTGAGGGAGCGCTACTGGTCAGTCCGCCCCGCCATCAATCCCAGACTAGCCTGAAGAAACTAATCTTTTTTAAAACTAATGAGACCACACCTTTGCAACTCGCGCTGAACGGGGAACGTGGTTCAGGGTTATCAAGTGATTATAGGGAGAAACAGGTGTTGGCGACATGGGATTATTTGCCCTCCTATCGATGGGGATTGGTCGTCAAAATTGATGCAGACGAAGCGTTTTATCCTATTGCACAACTGAAGCACCTCACAATTATCAGCGGACTGATTTTCATAGGGATGCTGATTTTTGGAGCCTTTGTGATTGGAAAGAACATATCCTCTCCATTAACCAACCTTGTCCAACAAACCAAACAAGTTCGCCGGCAAGATTTCTCCAAAAAGTTGGAAGAAACTGGGTCTCAAGAAGTTGGGGTGTTAGCCAAAGCGTTTAATGAAATGGCCCAAGAACTGGAGGAATCCTATTCAGCATTAAAAAATAAATTAATCGAGTTATCCAACACGAATACGGCCTTGGCTCACGAAATGGCCGAACGGCAGCGAGCAGAACAATCCTTAAGGCAAAAAGAACGGCAGCTTCAAACGTCCCGACGCCTTGAGGCCCTCGGGACATTGGCCGGAGGCATCGCTCATGATTTCAACAATATACTAGGCGCCATTTTGGGATACACCGAACTCGCGATAAGACGCATTCATGATCCTAGTCGTTTACAAGACCATCTCCATGAGGTCACCATTGCTGGACAACGAGCTAAAAAGTTAGTTCAGCAGATTCTTACCTTTAGTCGAAAAAATGATCCGGCCCGCGAGGTCGTTGATTTAAGAATTGTTGTTGAGGAAGTGCTCCATCTGATAAAGGCGACCTTCCCGGATACCGTCACAATCAACTATCAGGTGAGGGAAGATATAGGCTTGGTGTTGGGGGATCCAACTCAGATCCACCAAGTCCTGATGAATTTTTGCACCAATGCAGAACATGCCATGCGACCAAATGGCGGCATTCTAGAGATCAGCCTAGAGCCTTTCGAGGTCAGTGATGAGTTTTCCAAGAACTTTCCAGAACTCCAGCCAGGCTCTCATGTCCGTTTAAACATTTGTGATTCCGGCTGCGGAATACCTCCTGAGATCGCGCAACGAATCTTTGACCCATTTTTCACAACCAAAAAAGTAGGCGAAGGAACGGGAATGGGGTTAGCCGTCGTCCATGGCATTGTGACCAATCACCATGGTGCCATTACCCTTGCCAGTACACCTGGCATCGGGTCGACCTTTTGCATCTACCTTCCCTGTTGTAAATCCAATATGGAAACAGTACTAAAGGATGTGAAACCACTTCTGCACGGAACAGAGTCAATTCTTTTTGTAGATGATGAAAAACCACTGGCAGAATTGGGGAAACAAATACTGGAAGAAATTGGTTACACCGTCGTTGCGTGCACAAACGGTTTGGAGGCTCTAAACATATTTCGCGCATCCCCAAAACAATTTGCCGCTGTTATTACTGACCAAAATATGCCAGACATGATGGGCGAACAATTGGCTCAGGAAATATCCCACATTCGGCCAGGTCTACCCATTATCCTATGCACGGGCTACAGCAATTCCATAAATTTGGACAAGGCTAGAGCCTTCGGGATCCAGGCCTGTCTTATGAAACCTATACAGAATAAAGAACTTGGCCTCTTACTGCACGAAATAATTCATAGAAAGAAAGAAAAAACCAAGAATCAACCGGACGACGAACAAGAGGTGGAAACATTCTAA
- a CDS encoding GNAT family N-acetyltransferase → MANELSPKELTSRAASVKVRRARLDDVPTIYACQAAAYANYGPAGLCDERLLRMQIEAFPDGQLIATIGKQVVGYAMALIVHLDDESPWYSYAEITGNGTFSTHDPAGDDLYGADMAVHPDYRGLGIAGKLYAARMNILKRFNLRRMVAGGRIPGYREYAGRLSAEQYVDKVCRGELKDPALTAHLKAGYQVKGVHMSYLQDEQSLDYATFLELKNSAYRQPKRMIAASPMKRPVRKIRVCAAQYEMRSVKSWEEFEHQVDFFVATAEQYHCHYLVFPELFTVQLFSMLDPTMKPVDGIKELAGMVDRYRDMFITKAKRSGLFIIGGSHPVHVGNGIRNVAHLFDPNGNVYTQDKLHVTPNERKEYGIEPGEGLKVFETSHARIAILVCYDIEFPELARLLTLAGVEVLFVPFSTDERKAYLRVRYTAQARAVENVIYTVLSGNVGNLPQVDNFLINYGQAAICTPSDMAFPTDGIAGTADFNSETVVIGDLDLVVLHETREMGSVRPLRDRRLDLYNLEAKKPVEIIRVS, encoded by the coding sequence ATGGCGAATGAGCTTTCCCCAAAGGAACTGACTTCCCGTGCCGCAAGCGTCAAAGTTCGCCGTGCTCGGCTTGATGATGTTCCGACAATTTACGCATGCCAAGCTGCCGCGTATGCCAATTATGGCCCAGCGGGACTTTGTGACGAACGACTTCTCCGGATGCAAATCGAAGCCTTCCCCGACGGTCAACTCATTGCAACGATCGGAAAACAGGTCGTGGGATATGCAATGGCACTAATCGTCCATCTCGATGACGAATCCCCGTGGTACTCCTATGCGGAGATTACAGGTAATGGAACCTTCAGCACCCACGACCCAGCCGGCGATGATCTTTATGGCGCGGATATGGCCGTGCATCCAGATTATCGTGGGCTGGGCATTGCCGGAAAACTCTACGCAGCCCGGATGAATATTCTAAAGCGTTTTAACCTTCGTCGCATGGTGGCAGGAGGACGTATTCCAGGATACCGTGAGTACGCCGGACGCTTGTCTGCCGAACAATACGTGGACAAAGTTTGCCGGGGAGAGCTGAAAGATCCTGCGCTCACTGCCCACCTCAAAGCCGGGTACCAGGTGAAGGGCGTCCACATGAGCTACCTTCAGGACGAACAGAGTTTGGACTATGCCACCTTTCTCGAACTCAAGAATTCCGCGTACCGCCAACCAAAACGCATGATTGCCGCCTCGCCAATGAAACGCCCCGTACGAAAAATTCGGGTCTGCGCCGCGCAATACGAAATGCGTTCAGTCAAAAGTTGGGAAGAGTTCGAACATCAAGTGGATTTCTTTGTAGCCACAGCCGAGCAATACCATTGTCATTACCTGGTCTTTCCCGAATTGTTTACCGTGCAGCTCTTTAGCATGCTCGACCCGACGATGAAACCGGTGGACGGCATCAAAGAACTGGCAGGAATGGTGGACCGGTATCGAGACATGTTCATCACCAAAGCCAAACGCTCAGGCCTGTTTATCATTGGAGGTTCCCATCCGGTTCATGTCGGAAACGGTATTCGCAATGTGGCACATTTGTTTGACCCCAATGGCAACGTATACACACAGGACAAACTCCACGTAACGCCGAATGAACGGAAAGAATATGGGATAGAACCTGGCGAGGGCCTCAAAGTATTCGAAACCAGCCATGCCCGAATTGCGATACTCGTCTGCTACGACATCGAATTTCCCGAGCTGGCTCGATTGCTGACTCTGGCAGGCGTCGAAGTCTTGTTCGTTCCGTTTAGCACCGATGAGCGGAAGGCCTACTTGCGAGTACGATACACGGCCCAAGCGCGCGCAGTTGAAAACGTCATTTATACTGTACTTTCCGGCAACGTCGGGAATCTCCCCCAGGTCGATAACTTCCTTATTAATTACGGCCAAGCCGCCATCTGCACGCCGAGCGATATGGCCTTCCCCACGGACGGGATTGCCGGCACTGCCGACTTCAACAGCGAAACCGTCGTCATCGGCGATCTCGATCTGGTCGTGCTTCACGAAACACGAGAGATGGGAAGCGTGCGTCCCTTACGAGATCGACGGCTTGATCTTTACAATCTCGAAGCCAAAAAGCCAGTAGAAATCATTCGGGTATCGTAA
- the urtA gene encoding urea ABC transporter substrate-binding protein yields the protein MNTWNIFGRYWIGLVFVALFGGLASCYFQSLSTTTQPIKVGILHSLTGTMAISERSVVDATLLAIEEINSKGGLLGRMIEPVIVDGESNEERFAELADQLIHRDKVSVIFGCWTSASRRRVKPVVESANHLLFYPVQYEGLEQSPNIIYTGAAPNQQIIPAVKWSFDNLGKKFFLIGSDYVFPKTANAIIKAQVNALGGEIVGEHYLPLGTTNVSEAIQSIIQTQPSVILNTINGDSNQAFFQSLQAASISAQVTPTMSFSIAEDELRTLGPLNMEGNYAVWNYFQAIESEENRGFVSRFQNRFGKDRVTDDPMEAGYFGLYLWAQAVEAAGSDKPTLVRQTLPERSFLAPEGIVSVDGKTNHTWKTVRVGQIKKDGQFKILWTSDHAIQAVPYPPYLSKAEWEEFLHRLYVQWDNQWANPHS from the coding sequence ATGAACACTTGGAATATTTTTGGAAGATACTGGATCGGGTTAGTTTTCGTCGCATTATTCGGTGGACTGGCTTCTTGTTATTTTCAGTCCCTCTCCACAACTACACAGCCCATCAAAGTAGGAATTCTTCATTCCCTAACGGGGACAATGGCCATTAGTGAACGATCAGTGGTCGATGCCACTCTTTTGGCAATTGAAGAGATTAATAGTAAAGGAGGGTTACTAGGACGCATGATTGAGCCGGTCATCGTCGACGGCGAATCCAATGAGGAGCGATTTGCGGAACTGGCAGACCAATTGATTCATCGAGACAAAGTAAGTGTCATATTTGGCTGTTGGACTTCAGCAAGTCGTAGACGTGTAAAGCCAGTCGTGGAAAGTGCCAATCACCTGCTATTTTACCCAGTCCAGTATGAGGGACTCGAACAATCCCCAAACATTATCTACACCGGAGCTGCTCCCAACCAACAAATCATTCCCGCGGTTAAGTGGAGTTTTGACAATTTAGGAAAGAAATTCTTTTTGATTGGCTCAGACTATGTATTCCCAAAAACCGCTAACGCTATCATTAAGGCCCAGGTCAATGCCTTGGGAGGAGAAATCGTTGGTGAGCATTATCTTCCATTAGGCACCACCAATGTCAGTGAAGCCATTCAATCCATTATTCAAACCCAACCATCCGTCATTCTCAATACTATCAATGGAGATAGTAATCAGGCATTTTTTCAATCGCTCCAGGCTGCCAGTATATCTGCGCAGGTCACTCCTACCATGTCATTCAGTATTGCCGAAGATGAACTCAGAACCTTGGGCCCGCTGAACATGGAAGGAAACTATGCAGTCTGGAATTATTTCCAAGCCATTGAGTCCGAGGAAAATCGAGGATTTGTCTCTCGGTTTCAAAACCGCTTTGGGAAAGATCGCGTGACCGATGACCCCATGGAAGCCGGGTATTTTGGGCTTTATTTATGGGCACAAGCCGTGGAAGCAGCTGGATCCGATAAACCGACTTTGGTAAGGCAAACATTGCCCGAACGCAGCTTTTTGGCCCCTGAAGGCATTGTGTCAGTGGATGGGAAAACAAATCATACCTGGAAAACAGTTCGGGTGGGACAAATCAAAAAGGATGGTCAATTTAAGATTCTCTGGACCTCCGACCATGCCATACAAGCGGTTCCATACCCGCCCTATCTCTCAAAAGCAGAATGGGAGGAGTTTCTTCATCGCTTGTATGTGCAATGGGATAACCAATGGGCCAATCCTCACTCCTAA
- a CDS encoding sigma-54-dependent Fis family transcriptional regulator, whose translation MTISPKASILVVDDNPDNRDLLVRHIERQGHSARTAENGEKALQLLNTQPFDLMLLDIMMPGLSGFEVLEQIKSNPQHQTLPVVVVSALNELDNVEKCLMLGADDYLVKPINAKILKARISNCLDKKRHHDLEQAHHEELARSKTQLEDLYAQLEQSRNNLASILNQLEIGTILIDNHGHIEFISEIAAQILHQPAEDVCGQAWEKVFGLPKTEEAALQSMLHQPVSERSKIHTHLDSRVGKRFWLEIDIKDDPQDSTRKVFVLYDITEIHELRREVNKQAQFQDLVGKSPAMQVVYQAIKDVAPLEVPVLITGDTGSGKELVARAIHTISPRHDEPFVAINCAGLTETLLGSQLFGHKKGAFTGATEDHQGLFEAAHQGTLFLDEIGDMPLTTQATLLRALQEKEILRLGESSPRKVDVRILAATHANLEDLANVGKFRSDLLYRIRVGRIQLPRLQERREDIPLLVSVFLGQARATSGKSEGMDLSRDAMQLLMRYPWPGNVRELKSAIDFALIGCHGKSIEPSDLPPEIAEVDPQVFLSKEHEPDEKERITAILKYTNNNRTEAAKILGMSRSTFYRRLVTLGLAAEE comes from the coding sequence ATGACCATCTCACCCAAAGCATCCATTCTCGTGGTCGATGACAATCCCGACAATCGCGACTTGTTGGTTCGGCACATTGAGCGCCAAGGGCATTCCGCCCGCACCGCGGAGAATGGTGAAAAAGCCTTACAACTCCTAAACACCCAACCGTTTGATCTCATGCTTCTCGATATCATGATGCCTGGCCTGAGCGGCTTTGAGGTATTGGAACAGATAAAGAGCAATCCTCAACATCAGACGCTTCCCGTGGTCGTGGTGTCCGCACTCAACGAATTAGACAACGTTGAAAAATGTCTGATGCTCGGAGCGGATGATTACCTGGTGAAACCGATTAACGCCAAAATCCTGAAAGCCAGAATTTCCAATTGCCTGGACAAGAAACGTCACCACGACTTGGAACAAGCCCATCACGAAGAATTGGCTCGATCAAAAACACAACTGGAAGACCTCTACGCACAACTCGAACAAAGTCGGAATAATTTAGCATCAATTTTGAACCAATTGGAGATTGGCACAATATTGATTGATAACCATGGCCACATCGAGTTTATCAGTGAAATTGCCGCACAGATCCTTCACCAACCAGCGGAAGACGTATGCGGCCAAGCCTGGGAAAAAGTATTTGGCTTGCCCAAGACTGAAGAAGCAGCTCTGCAATCAATGCTTCACCAACCCGTAAGTGAACGATCGAAAATTCACACCCATCTAGACTCTAGGGTGGGCAAACGGTTCTGGTTGGAAATTGATATCAAGGATGATCCTCAAGATTCCACCAGAAAAGTGTTTGTCCTCTATGACATCACCGAAATTCATGAGCTACGCCGGGAGGTGAACAAACAGGCTCAGTTTCAAGACCTCGTGGGAAAGAGTCCAGCCATGCAGGTGGTCTACCAAGCAATCAAAGATGTTGCCCCACTCGAAGTCCCTGTTTTAATCACTGGCGATACAGGAAGCGGCAAAGAACTGGTGGCACGCGCCATTCATACGATCAGTCCCCGCCATGATGAACCATTTGTGGCGATAAATTGCGCGGGGCTCACCGAAACTCTGCTCGGCAGCCAACTCTTTGGGCATAAAAAAGGGGCGTTTACCGGAGCCACCGAAGATCATCAAGGTCTGTTTGAAGCCGCCCATCAAGGCACGTTGTTTCTGGATGAAATTGGTGATATGCCCCTAACGACACAGGCCACCCTCCTGCGCGCCCTTCAGGAAAAAGAAATCCTTCGACTAGGAGAGTCCTCACCACGGAAAGTGGATGTCCGCATTCTGGCTGCCACTCATGCCAACTTGGAGGACCTGGCCAATGTCGGCAAATTCCGCTCCGATTTGCTATACCGCATACGAGTCGGCCGCATTCAACTCCCACGCTTACAAGAACGGCGGGAAGATATTCCTTTGTTGGTCTCTGTCTTTTTAGGACAGGCACGTGCCACAAGCGGAAAATCTGAGGGAATGGACTTGAGCCGCGATGCCATGCAATTGCTGATGCGATACCCGTGGCCCGGCAACGTACGGGAATTGAAAAGCGCCATAGACTTTGCCCTCATCGGGTGCCATGGAAAATCGATAGAACCGTCAGATCTACCTCCGGAAATCGCGGAGGTCGATCCTCAAGTGTTCTTGAGCAAGGAGCATGAACCCGACGAAAAAGAACGAATCACGGCCATTCTCAAATACACCAACAACAACCGCACCGAGGCCGCAAAAATTCTAGGCATGAGCCGCTCGACTTTTTATCGCCGTCTGGTCACCCTCGGATTAGCCGCAGAAGAATAG
- a CDS encoding cytochrome c, whose product MMKRTLKTMVLLSMMIAFTGNLALAGSERDPLKPRVPKAERGTAKKMKSPFGDLDEAPAEIVAEGKKIFEGKGTCVNCHGKDGDGQGPAGKVLNPGPRDFTNCKFHKRRKDGELMWVVMNGSPGTGMVSMIPATISEEEGWKVLAYERSFCKK is encoded by the coding sequence ATGATGAAACGTACTCTTAAAACAATGGTGCTCCTCTCCATGATGATTGCTTTCACTGGGAATTTAGCTCTGGCAGGGAGTGAACGCGATCCCTTAAAGCCACGCGTGCCCAAAGCGGAAAGGGGAACAGCCAAAAAAATGAAATCGCCGTTTGGGGATTTAGATGAGGCTCCAGCTGAAATCGTGGCGGAAGGCAAGAAAATTTTTGAAGGCAAGGGGACCTGTGTGAATTGTCATGGAAAAGACGGGGATGGCCAAGGGCCTGCTGGTAAAGTGTTGAATCCAGGTCCTCGTGATTTCACCAACTGTAAATTCCACAAGAGACGGAAGGATGGGGAATTGATGTGGGTGGTGATGAATGGAAGTCCCGGGACGGGAATGGTATCCATGATTCCAGCGACGATTTCTGAAGAGGAAGGCTGGAAAGTTCTGGCCTACGAGCGGAGCTTTTGCAAAAAATAA
- a CDS encoding response regulator transcription factor, which yields MARILLIDDEPQVLALLGEFLEQQGHEVRECSNGTEGIRAFKQTHFNLVIMDLLLPDKG from the coding sequence ATGGCCCGTATTCTTTTAATCGACGATGAACCACAAGTCCTCGCCTTGCTGGGAGAGTTTCTCGAGCAACAGGGCCATGAGGTCAGAGAGTGCTCGAACGGAACCGAGGGGATCAGGGCATTCAAGCAAACTCATTTTAATCTGGTCATCATGGATCTATTGCTTCCTGACAAAGGTTGA
- a CDS encoding PAS domain-containing sensor histidine kinase, translating into MPQSTHLSSTTKQPSLVAQLVGLPTLFILTLSGILVYTFLVINKQKNDAIIIDLAGQERTLIQKDLSEVLLISQGSTPEQAATRKKLRETVDALIKGGQIVLNQGTGETFFIPGAPTQEIKRRLQAQKSLLDTYIAEADAFLEIPKEDPIWPAKFQELLGLHTVFLNGADETVKLLRDYSRSKMADTLKWEAAIALVVGTFTIFMTRKLLIANRHVHVEMAERRRAEQELRQSEERYDIAVKGSNDGIWDWDIITNGMYYSPRFKELLGYQDDEMDNVFSSFQSKLHPDDHQRVMDAIHAHLHQRVPFDIDYRLQTKSGEFRWFHARGQAIWSNDQQPTRMAGSLRDITLRKNEQDELRQAKLDAEVANQAKSQFLANMSHELRTPLNAVIGYSEMLQEEATDHGHSQYIPDLQKIRGSGKHLLTVINDILDLSKIEAGKMDVHPETFHLANLIHDVETTIQPLVEKNANVLNVQCEANLGDMYSDSTKIRQGLYNLLSNACKFTSQGTINLTVTRERSDLQDWVSFRVTDSGIGMTEQELETIFDPFSQGDLSPTRKYGGTGLGLAITRKISQILRGDVQVTSEKDKGSTFVMTIPTPWSPDLSLPDIALADPSVRT; encoded by the coding sequence ATGCCGCAATCGACCCACCTTAGCTCCACAACCAAACAACCCAGTCTCGTTGCCCAATTGGTGGGCTTACCGACACTATTCATTCTGACCCTTTCGGGAATTTTGGTGTACACCTTTTTGGTGATCAATAAACAAAAGAATGATGCCATCATCATCGATCTGGCTGGGCAAGAACGAACTCTCATTCAAAAAGATTTAAGCGAGGTGCTGTTGATCTCACAGGGTTCGACCCCGGAACAAGCCGCGACCAGAAAAAAATTACGAGAAACTGTAGATGCATTAATCAAAGGAGGACAGATCGTTTTAAATCAAGGCACCGGAGAAACATTTTTTATTCCCGGAGCACCAACACAAGAAATCAAACGACGACTGCAAGCTCAGAAATCCCTTTTAGATACCTACATTGCCGAAGCCGATGCCTTTTTAGAGATTCCCAAAGAAGACCCAATCTGGCCAGCCAAATTCCAGGAGCTCTTAGGATTACACACCGTCTTTCTGAATGGCGCCGATGAAACCGTCAAACTTCTCCGAGACTACTCGCGATCCAAAATGGCCGATACGCTCAAATGGGAAGCCGCCATTGCTCTAGTGGTTGGAACGTTTACCATCTTCATGACTCGAAAACTCTTGATCGCCAATCGCCATGTACACGTAGAAATGGCAGAACGTCGTCGTGCTGAGCAAGAATTACGACAAAGTGAAGAACGCTATGATATTGCGGTAAAAGGATCCAACGATGGCATCTGGGATTGGGATATTATCACAAACGGGATGTATTATTCCCCGAGGTTTAAAGAATTATTGGGATATCAGGACGACGAGATGGATAATGTCTTTTCCAGTTTCCAATCCAAATTACACCCAGATGATCATCAACGTGTCATGGATGCCATCCACGCCCATCTCCATCAAAGGGTTCCCTTTGACATTGACTATCGCCTTCAGACCAAATCCGGTGAATTTCGGTGGTTTCATGCCAGAGGGCAAGCGATCTGGTCGAATGACCAACAACCAACCCGTATGGCCGGTTCTCTTCGTGATATTACCCTACGAAAAAATGAACAAGATGAATTACGCCAAGCCAAACTCGATGCCGAGGTCGCCAATCAGGCAAAGAGTCAGTTTTTGGCCAACATGAGCCACGAACTACGAACCCCACTCAATGCTGTTATTGGATACAGCGAGATGCTCCAGGAGGAGGCCACAGACCATGGACATTCACAATATATCCCCGATCTTCAAAAAATTAGGGGGTCCGGAAAACACCTGCTCACCGTAATCAATGACATTTTAGATTTATCAAAAATCGAAGCCGGAAAAATGGACGTGCATCCGGAGACCTTTCATTTAGCAAATCTCATCCATGACGTAGAAACGACCATCCAACCATTAGTAGAAAAAAATGCAAATGTCTTAAACGTGCAATGCGAAGCCAATCTGGGGGACATGTATTCTGACTCTACCAAAATTCGGCAAGGTCTTTATAATCTCCTCAGCAATGCATGCAAATTCACGAGCCAAGGAACCATCAACCTTACCGTGACGCGAGAACGAAGTGATTTGCAAGATTGGGTTTCCTTTCGCGTAACTGATTCAGGCATTGGTATGACCGAGCAAGAATTAGAAACCATTTTTGATCCATTTTCTCAGGGCGACCTTTCCCCCACCCGTAAGTACGGAGGAACCGGGCTCGGGTTGGCAATAACCAGAAAAATTTCTCAGATTCTCAGAGGCGATGTTCAGGTTACGAGTGAAAAAGACAAAGGCTCTACCTTTGTGATGACCATTCCTACCCCCTGGTCACCCGATCTGAGTCTTCCCGACATTGCCCTTGCAGATCCCTCAGTACGCACCTAA